One stretch of Zingiber officinale cultivar Zhangliang chromosome 6B, Zo_v1.1, whole genome shotgun sequence DNA includes these proteins:
- the LOC121992206 gene encoding filament-like plant protein isoform X1: MNFEMNRSETESSTSVQVDGIPESLTERLYVALESVSAKEELVKQHAKVAEEALSGWEKSKKEVISIKQQLKAAIQKNTSLEERLGHVDDALKECVRQLRQSREAQEERIQDAIIKKVSEWESQKSQLETCLTELQAQLEAKTKSCTLLKHELCSKIEILEKENASLKSELVSLNEDFHTRTLDMELSIRAAETASKQHLESIKKMRKLEVECRSLRSRTHKSSLVNDSKLICNSLYGESLTDSQSDSAERLFSLDNDFSIPDSWASALITELDQFKNEKKTTKNLNSPVEIDLMDDFLEMERFAALTEADYGSSSLEREADLDVGNLRQILPSNVNSMLQQIAMLEAKIDKMAIEKEVLETTLAETNNQLEISYDELVVVKNELTELHGQLSWASGEKNTLEVKLEILEANRKNMELEHEDAYKEIMDLKHRVELLEGEVEVEKPLIAKFSSGCKNAEAVDLEEKKNELENKYACWVSTMSDKKNLLEEAEEVKIMSDRCAYKCQKMDIFEPKKEELNYLVKLDTIGSPKLHDRFDLTEGKSEKAFCAQLAANRPIRKAIDAKADLPYQEVEEDTSLSGECKSDTKFSEAKKIELVVQLELEHMEIRNLQDKVLILEKQMEKEKALTAEFASRCLTLEEQLSHKKQADLQQFRNSNEPPTIRQQENEIAQAAGRLAECQRTMAALNLQLKSLATLEDFLPEAKTPESNGEVMEELNGEPKILDFSSPLEQIGGQSVLCSGTQDLSLSQSSFPHR, encoded by the exons ATGAACTTCGAGATGAACCGTAGCGAGACGGAGAGCTCTACATCG GTACAAGTGGATGGAATTCCTGAGAGTCTCACTGAGAGGCTATATGTTGCTCTTGAGAGTGTATCTGCTAAAGAGGAATTGGTCAAGCAGCATGCAAAAGTTGCTGAAGAAGCCCTTTCag GGTGGGAGAAGTCAAAAAAGGAGGTAATATCTATAAAGCAGCAACTCAAAGCTGCAATACAGAAGAACACCTCCCTTGAGGAAAGACTTGGCCATGTTGATGACGCCCTCAAAGAATGTGTCAGGCAACTTCGACAATCAAGAGAAGCACAAGAGGAGAGAATCCAGGATGCCATCATCAAGAAAGTCTCTGAGTGGGAGTCTCAGAAATCTCAACTTGAAACCTGTCTAACTGAACTCCAAGCCCAGCTGGAAGCTAAAACCAAAAGTTGCACCTTACTCAAACATGAGCTTTGCTCGAAAATTGAGAttctagaaaaggaaaatgccTCGTTGAAAAGTGAATTAGTGTCTTTAAATGAGGATTTCCATACCCGAACACTAGATATGGAACTCAGTATCAGAGCTGCAGAAACTGCTAGTAAACAGCATTTGGAAAGCATTAAGAAGATGAGAAAGCTTGAAGTTGAGTGCCGAAGCTTACGTTCTAGAACACATAAATCATCATTGGTTAATGATTCAAAACTCATTTGCAATTCGTTGTATGGTGAGTCTCTTACAGACAGCCAGTCTGATAGTGCTGAAAGGTTGTTTAGTCTGGACAATGACTTCAGCATTCCAGATTCATGGGCGTCTGCTTTAATCACTGAGCTTGATCAGttcaaaaatgaaaagaaaactaCCAAAAATCTTAATAGCCCTGTAGAAATTGACCTGATGGATGACTTCCTTGAGATGGAGAGGTTCGCTGCACTAACAGAAGCTGACTATGGAAGTTCTTCTTTGGAGCGCGAAGCTGATTTGGATGTTGGTAATCTTAGACAGATATTACCTAGTAATGTCAACAGTATGCTTCAGCAGATAGCGATGCTGGAAGCGAAGATTGACAAAATGGCAATTGAAAAAGAAGTATTGGAGACAACTTTAGCCGAAACCAACAACCAACTGGAGATTTCTTACGATGAGCTTGTAGTAGTCAAAAATGAATTGACTGAATTGCATGGGCAACTCAGTTGGGCCAGTGGTGAAAAGAACACTCTAGAGGTAAAACTTGAAATATTAGAGGCAAATAGAAAGAACATGGAACTTGAGCATGAGGATGCATACAAGGAAATTAtggatctaaaacatagagtagAACTATTGGAGGGAGAAGTTGAGGTAGAGAAGCCATTAATTGCAAAATTTAGCAGCGGATGTAAGAATGCTGAGGCAGTAgacttggaagagaagaaaaatgaacTTGAAAACAAATATGCATGCTGGGTAAGTACCATGTCAGACAAGAAGAATTTGTTAGAGGAAGCTGAAGAAGTGAAGATAATGTCCGACAGATGTGCATATAAATGCCAGAAAATGGATATCTTTGAACCAAAGAAAGAGGAATTAAACTATCTGGTTAAATTAGATACAATTGGATCTCCAAAGCTTCATGATAGGTTTGATCTAACTGAAGGGAAATCTGAAAAGGCGTTTTGTGCACAGCTTGCAGCAAATCGTCCAATTAGGAAAGCCATTGATGCAAAGGCAGATTTACCATACCAAGAAGTTGAAGAGGATACATCATTGTCTGGAGAATGCAAGTCTGATACAAAATTTTCAGAGGCCAAGAAAATAGAACTTGTAGTGCAACTCGAATTAGAACACATGGAAATACGGAATCTACAAGATAAGGTGCTTATTCTGGAAAAACAAATGGAGAAAGAGAAGGCATTGACTGCAGAATTTGCATCAAGGTGTCTTACACTGGAAGAACAATTATCTCACAAAAAGCAAGCTGATTTGCAGCAGTTCAGAAACTCAAATGAACCACCAACAATCAGACAA CAGGAAAATGAGATTGCTCAGGCTGCTGGAAGGCTTGCAGAGTGCCAGAGGACCATGGCTGCCCTTAACTTGCAGCTCAAATCATTAGCCACTTTGGAGGATTTCTTGCCTGAGGCAAAGACACCAGAATCAAATGGTGAGGTAATGGAAGAACTTAATGGGGAGCCCAAGATATTAGATTTTAGCAGCCCCCTAGAACAAATAGGTGGTCAGTCGGTTCTTTGCAGTGGCACACAGGATTTATCATTGTCGCAGAGTTCATTCCCCCACAGGTGA
- the LOC121992206 gene encoding filament-like plant protein isoform X2 — MNFEMNRSETESSTSVQVDGIPESLTERLYVALESVSAKEELVKQHAKVAEEALSGWEKSKKEVISIKQQLKAAIQKNTSLEERLGHVDDALKECVRQLRQSREAQEERIQDAIIKKVSEWESQKSQLETCLTELQAQLEAKTKSCTLLKHELCSKIEILEKENASLKSELVSLNEDFHTRTLDMELSIRAAETASKQHLESIKKMRKLEVECRSLRSRTHKSSLVNDSKLICNSLYGESLTDSQSDSAERLFSLDNDFSIPDSWASALITELDQFKNEKKTTKNLNSPVEIDLMDDFLEMERFAALTEADYGSSSLEREADLDVGNLRQILPSNVNSMLQQIAMLEAKIDKMAIEKEVLETTLAETNNQLEISYDELVVVKNELTELHGQLSWASGEKNTLEVKLEILEANRKNMELEHEDAYKEIMDLKHRVELLEGEVEVEKPLIAKFSSGCKNAEAVDLEEKKNELENKYACWVSTMSDKKNLLEEAEEVKIMSDRCAYKCQKMDIFEPKKEELNYLVKLDTIGSPKLHDRFDLTEGKSEKAFCAQLAANRPIRKAIDAKADLPYQEVEEDTSLSGECKSDTKFSEAKKIELVVQLELEHMEIRNLQDKVLILEKQMEKEKALTAEFASRCLTLEEQLSHKKQADLQQFRNSNEPPTIRQENEIAQAAGRLAECQRTMAALNLQLKSLATLEDFLPEAKTPESNGEVMEELNGEPKILDFSSPLEQIGGQSVLCSGTQDLSLSQSSFPHR, encoded by the exons ATGAACTTCGAGATGAACCGTAGCGAGACGGAGAGCTCTACATCG GTACAAGTGGATGGAATTCCTGAGAGTCTCACTGAGAGGCTATATGTTGCTCTTGAGAGTGTATCTGCTAAAGAGGAATTGGTCAAGCAGCATGCAAAAGTTGCTGAAGAAGCCCTTTCag GGTGGGAGAAGTCAAAAAAGGAGGTAATATCTATAAAGCAGCAACTCAAAGCTGCAATACAGAAGAACACCTCCCTTGAGGAAAGACTTGGCCATGTTGATGACGCCCTCAAAGAATGTGTCAGGCAACTTCGACAATCAAGAGAAGCACAAGAGGAGAGAATCCAGGATGCCATCATCAAGAAAGTCTCTGAGTGGGAGTCTCAGAAATCTCAACTTGAAACCTGTCTAACTGAACTCCAAGCCCAGCTGGAAGCTAAAACCAAAAGTTGCACCTTACTCAAACATGAGCTTTGCTCGAAAATTGAGAttctagaaaaggaaaatgccTCGTTGAAAAGTGAATTAGTGTCTTTAAATGAGGATTTCCATACCCGAACACTAGATATGGAACTCAGTATCAGAGCTGCAGAAACTGCTAGTAAACAGCATTTGGAAAGCATTAAGAAGATGAGAAAGCTTGAAGTTGAGTGCCGAAGCTTACGTTCTAGAACACATAAATCATCATTGGTTAATGATTCAAAACTCATTTGCAATTCGTTGTATGGTGAGTCTCTTACAGACAGCCAGTCTGATAGTGCTGAAAGGTTGTTTAGTCTGGACAATGACTTCAGCATTCCAGATTCATGGGCGTCTGCTTTAATCACTGAGCTTGATCAGttcaaaaatgaaaagaaaactaCCAAAAATCTTAATAGCCCTGTAGAAATTGACCTGATGGATGACTTCCTTGAGATGGAGAGGTTCGCTGCACTAACAGAAGCTGACTATGGAAGTTCTTCTTTGGAGCGCGAAGCTGATTTGGATGTTGGTAATCTTAGACAGATATTACCTAGTAATGTCAACAGTATGCTTCAGCAGATAGCGATGCTGGAAGCGAAGATTGACAAAATGGCAATTGAAAAAGAAGTATTGGAGACAACTTTAGCCGAAACCAACAACCAACTGGAGATTTCTTACGATGAGCTTGTAGTAGTCAAAAATGAATTGACTGAATTGCATGGGCAACTCAGTTGGGCCAGTGGTGAAAAGAACACTCTAGAGGTAAAACTTGAAATATTAGAGGCAAATAGAAAGAACATGGAACTTGAGCATGAGGATGCATACAAGGAAATTAtggatctaaaacatagagtagAACTATTGGAGGGAGAAGTTGAGGTAGAGAAGCCATTAATTGCAAAATTTAGCAGCGGATGTAAGAATGCTGAGGCAGTAgacttggaagagaagaaaaatgaacTTGAAAACAAATATGCATGCTGGGTAAGTACCATGTCAGACAAGAAGAATTTGTTAGAGGAAGCTGAAGAAGTGAAGATAATGTCCGACAGATGTGCATATAAATGCCAGAAAATGGATATCTTTGAACCAAAGAAAGAGGAATTAAACTATCTGGTTAAATTAGATACAATTGGATCTCCAAAGCTTCATGATAGGTTTGATCTAACTGAAGGGAAATCTGAAAAGGCGTTTTGTGCACAGCTTGCAGCAAATCGTCCAATTAGGAAAGCCATTGATGCAAAGGCAGATTTACCATACCAAGAAGTTGAAGAGGATACATCATTGTCTGGAGAATGCAAGTCTGATACAAAATTTTCAGAGGCCAAGAAAATAGAACTTGTAGTGCAACTCGAATTAGAACACATGGAAATACGGAATCTACAAGATAAGGTGCTTATTCTGGAAAAACAAATGGAGAAAGAGAAGGCATTGACTGCAGAATTTGCATCAAGGTGTCTTACACTGGAAGAACAATTATCTCACAAAAAGCAAGCTGATTTGCAGCAGTTCAGAAACTCAAATGAACCACCAACAATCAGACAA GAAAATGAGATTGCTCAGGCTGCTGGAAGGCTTGCAGAGTGCCAGAGGACCATGGCTGCCCTTAACTTGCAGCTCAAATCATTAGCCACTTTGGAGGATTTCTTGCCTGAGGCAAAGACACCAGAATCAAATGGTGAGGTAATGGAAGAACTTAATGGGGAGCCCAAGATATTAGATTTTAGCAGCCCCCTAGAACAAATAGGTGGTCAGTCGGTTCTTTGCAGTGGCACACAGGATTTATCATTGTCGCAGAGTTCATTCCCCCACAGGTGA